In a genomic window of Staphylococcus taiwanensis:
- a CDS encoding alanine/ornithine racemase family PLP-dependent enzyme translates to MAHVNINLSKIAYNAEALGNLLDEHDIHFTPVIKCIAGDTQIIQTLIDAGFNHFAESRLDNINVEFNDKCSYLLLRPTAKAQYEQLIKTVKMSIQTEIQTIRILNEVAKSLNHKHQIMLMIDWKDGREGVLTYDILKYIREIITMTHIQLVGISFNFMCFKSLAPTEDDIYAMNQFVSAIEHELGFRLKIISGGNSSMLPQLMYNDLGRINELRIGEALFRGVDTTSYQAIPRLFQDAITLEAEIIEIKPRLAKENHQCYLQAILDIGYLDTVIDKITPLNHHVTILGATSDHLMIDLGNQDFYQVGDKIQFSMEYEALSHVMYQKRMIKEYIKDDHIQSLTQQLGTCNLVPHQTY, encoded by the coding sequence GTGGCGCATGTTAATATTAATTTATCAAAAATTGCTTATAACGCAGAAGCACTAGGAAATTTGTTAGACGAGCATGATATCCATTTCACGCCTGTCATTAAGTGTATCGCGGGAGACACGCAAATCATACAAACATTGATAGATGCAGGATTCAATCATTTTGCTGAATCAAGATTAGATAATATTAATGTAGAATTTAATGATAAGTGTAGCTATCTTTTATTAAGACCTACTGCAAAAGCACAATATGAACAACTTATTAAAACAGTAAAAATGAGTATTCAGACAGAAATTCAGACCATAAGAATATTGAACGAGGTTGCCAAGTCGCTTAACCATAAACATCAAATCATGTTGATGATAGATTGGAAAGACGGTCGTGAGGGCGTATTAACTTATGACATTCTTAAATATATTAGAGAAATTATAACGATGACCCACATTCAATTAGTTGGTATTTCATTTAACTTTATGTGCTTTAAATCTTTAGCACCTACAGAAGATGATATTTATGCTATGAATCAATTTGTAAGTGCAATTGAACATGAATTAGGATTTCGATTAAAGATAATCTCAGGCGGAAACTCAAGTATGCTTCCTCAATTAATGTATAACGATTTAGGACGTATCAATGAACTAAGAATTGGTGAAGCGTTATTTAGAGGTGTAGATACAACAAGTTATCAAGCGATTCCCAGACTATTTCAAGATGCGATTACATTAGAAGCGGAAATTATTGAAATAAAACCACGACTAGCTAAGGAAAATCACCAATGCTATCTTCAAGCGATTTTAGATATTGGCTATCTTGATACAGTAATAGATAAAATTACACCGTTAAATCATCATGTTACTATTTTAGGGGCGACAAGTGATCACTTAATGATTGATTTAGGCAACCAAGATTTTTATCAAGTTGGAGATAAAATTCAATTTAGTATGGAATATGAGGCGTTATCGCATGTAATGTATCAAAAACGTATGATTAAGGAATATATCAAAGATGATCACATCCAGTCTTTGACACAACAACTAGGGACATGTAATTTAGTACCACACCAAACGTACTAA
- a CDS encoding iron ABC transporter permease → MTMRTTDSQSAIEKATKRRTTLTFIVSVCFLFIFAYFNLAIGSSEIHAKDIYDYFFTSVDDKQTFLIHNVRMPRMIGGLIIGGALALAGLLMQAITRNPLASPQIFGVNSGASFVIVLVTILIPSLGNYATYLAFLGSFIGGLTVYMLSGSTKKITPIKLALAGMAIHLFFSSLTQGIIILNEDSNTTVMFWLVGSLNGLKWTAVLSIMPWLLIALFITMLMGRQLTIMELGDDIAKGLGQKTQFIRIIIGLLVIVLAGASVSIAGPIGFIGLIVPHIVKRYVSKDYFIMVPLTFLVGADLLLLSDMLSRLITFPYESPVGIVTSFVGAIYFLLITLKGVKRI, encoded by the coding sequence ATGACTATGAGAACAACTGATAGTCAATCTGCTATTGAAAAAGCAACAAAGAGACGCACTACACTCACGTTTATCGTGAGTGTGTGCTTTCTTTTTATTTTTGCTTACTTTAATTTAGCGATTGGTTCTTCAGAAATTCATGCAAAAGATATTTATGACTATTTTTTTACTTCAGTTGATGATAAGCAAACGTTTCTTATTCATAATGTAAGAATGCCTAGAATGATAGGTGGATTAATCATTGGTGGCGCACTAGCATTAGCTGGTTTATTAATGCAAGCAATTACACGTAATCCATTAGCTTCTCCTCAAATTTTTGGGGTTAATTCTGGTGCATCATTTGTCATTGTGTTGGTAACAATTTTAATTCCTTCATTAGGAAACTATGCCACTTATTTAGCATTTCTAGGGTCATTTATTGGAGGATTAACCGTTTATATGTTATCCGGTTCAACGAAGAAGATTACACCAATAAAGTTAGCATTAGCTGGTATGGCGATTCACTTGTTTTTCAGTAGTTTAACGCAAGGTATAATCATATTAAATGAAGATTCAAATACGACTGTCATGTTCTGGCTTGTTGGTTCATTAAATGGATTAAAATGGACAGCAGTATTATCTATAATGCCTTGGTTATTAATCGCATTATTCATCACTATGCTAATGGGACGTCAATTAACAATTATGGAATTAGGAGATGACATAGCTAAAGGATTAGGTCAAAAAACTCAATTTATTCGAATCATTATCGGTCTACTCGTCATCGTATTGGCAGGGGCCTCTGTTTCTATTGCAGGTCCGATTGGGTTCATAGGTTTAATTGTGCCTCATATCGTTAAGCGCTATGTTAGTAAAGATTATTTTATAATGGTGCCTTTAACGTTTTTAGTCGGTGCTGACTTATTATTATTATCAGATATGTTAAGTCGATTAATTACATTCCCATACGAGTCACCAGTTGGTATCGTTACATCATTCGTTGGGGCCATT